In Paramormyrops kingsleyae isolate MSU_618 chromosome 5, PKINGS_0.4, whole genome shotgun sequence, one DNA window encodes the following:
- the atp6v0cb gene encoding ATPase H+ transporting V0 subunit cb, producing MSSTAPEYSPFFAVMGASAAMVFSALGAAYGTAKSGTGIAAMSVMRPELIMKSIIPVVMAGIIAIYGLVVAVLIANNISDTVSLYKSFLHLGAGLSVGLSGLAAGFAIGIVGDAGVRGTAQQPRLFVGMILILIFAEVLGLYGLIVALILSTK from the exons ATGTCGTCCACCGCCCCTGAATACTCTCCCTTCTTCGCGGTGATGGGTGCCTCTGCGGCTATGGTCTTCAGCG CCTTAGGAGCTGCATATGGCACAGCTAAGAGCGGCACCGGCATCGCTGCCATGTCTGTGATGCGGCCCGAGCTGATCATGAAGTCCATCATCCCCGTGGTCATGGCGGGTATCATAGCCATCTATGGCCTGGTGGTGGCAGTGTTGATCGCCAACAACATTTCAGATACGGTCTCCCTTTACAA GAGCTTCCTCCATCTGGGGGCAGGGCTGAGTGTGGGCCTGAGTGGCCTGGCCGCCGGCTTCGCCATCGGGATCGTGGGCGATGCCGGGGTTCGGGGCACAGCACAGCAGCCCAGGTTATTCGTAGGCATGATCCTCATCCTTATCTTCGCTGAAGTGTTGGGTCTTTATGGCCTAATTGTGGCTCTCATCCTCTCTACAAAATAA